From Nitrospirota bacterium:
GAGACCCTGCTTGATGGTGCAATGGATGACAGGGAGACGTTGAAAAATTTCCTGTCTATTATTGACAAGCACGCAAACAGGATGACGGCGCTCATAGACGACCTTCTGATACTGTCTAAACTGGAGTCTCAGCAGATGCCTCTAAAAATAGAAGAGGTGGATATAAAAAGCCTGATACTGGGGGCCGTCCATGGCTTTGGGAAAAATGCAAAGGACAAGGGATTGAAATTAGTTGGAGATGTTAAAAAGGACCTGCCCAGGATTATGACTGACAAGGTCAGGATTGAGCAGGTCATTGTAAATCTTATTGATAACGCACTTAAATATACGAATCAGGGAGAAGTAAGGATTAAGGCGTGCACAGAGGGAGATAATCTAAGGGTTGATGTGGAAGACACCGGAACAGGCATCCCGGAAAAGGATATACCGAGGATTTTCGAGAGATTTTATCGCGTGGATAAAGGCAGAAGCAGGGACCTTGGCGGCACAGGCCTCGGCCTTGCCATAGTAAAACACATCATCCAGGCGCATAATGGTAAAATATGGGTGCAAAGCCTGCCAGGCAAAGGGGCCACATTTTCATTTACAATACCCATCCAGGGAGTTTAAAAACGAATGGCCGGGAGAGTCAGCCAGTAGGTCACATCAGAAGGATTTCTAATGTCAAAATTTACAGAAGTGTCAAATGACAATCCATTGTGCATGTGTTTAGTTATCCCAAGACCAATGTTGTAGCTTCCTGTATCAGGTAAAATTGTTACACCCCGGTCGCCGATTGTAAGTCTGGTCATCAAATTGTCTGATACAGGGGTACTTATTTCCAGCCTGTTATCCCTCGACAGGGTAAGCTTACCGATGAAAACATCATTTACCTGTAAATAAATTGGGTTTTCGACGATTGATTTATACCAGTTATTCCATTCAAGATAAAATTCACTGTTATAGCGGCCTCTGGCTGCAGACTTGTTTGAACCTGATTCAGCGTATACAAGGGATGTTGATATCATTATAAATGAAAAGACTATAAAAACTCTTAACAGGCTGAATATCCTGTGCATGTAGATGTTTCTATTGCAAGATTCGTGCGAGTTAATGCAGCAGGTCCCCGGACCTTCAATTTTCTCCGAACATGACTTCAACCATACCCCTGAGGTCTCCTGTCCTGAAGTCATACGCCCTGTCTTCTGGATATTTGTCAACGATAAATTGGGGTCTCTTGTCCTTTGCCCCATGACAGGCGAGGCAGGCATCTTCGACAAATATGGGCTTCATATACATCTGAAATTTTTTACCGCCGGTTTCAACTTCATCCCATTGACCTTTGATTTCCCTGTTGTGGTCAAAGGTGTCGAGGATAACAATCTCCTCCGGTGTCGCCGCATTTACAGGGTTTCTGTTTTTAGCAGAGGCATGTCTTATCTTGTATCCATCCTTCTCCATGATTTCCTTCACCCTTTTGGCAACCGCACCGCAGACATTCTTAAATGTCTCTTCAGTAATCTCCATATCTGGTTTGATGAAGTTTTGAGCAAGTGTGCTCCGCATCTGTATGATTTCATCAGCAGCAGAGATTGCACCGGGCTTCTTGCTTCCAGTCTCTTCCTGGGCATGAACAGGAAGAGAAAAAAATGAAATCATAAACACTATTGAAATAATTATCACTTGCATAAGAATTCCTCCTCAGTTATTCTATTATCATGTCCATTATAGAGCAAATCTTTGTAACGATAAAGTCATTTAAAATATATGGAGGTGAGTAA
This genomic window contains:
- a CDS encoding ATP-binding protein is translated as MKLLEAVVREMEIGVLVIDSGENILFMNPFFRDSFLIREALSVKKAADIIKDHTLLEAIERTLQAKDNNPEKVTIEGKNGETLEVRLVHFEEESIRGLIGFFQDITEEKRVEAIKRDFVANVSHELRTPLASIKGYAETLLDGAMDDRETLKNFLSIIDKHANRMTALIDDLLILSKLESQQMPLKIEEVDIKSLILGAVHGFGKNAKDKGLKLVGDVKKDLPRIMTDKVRIEQVIVNLIDNALKYTNQGEVRIKACTEGDNLRVDVEDTGTGIPEKDIPRIFERFYRVDKGRSRDLGGTGLGLAIVKHIIQAHNGKIWVQSLPGKGATFSFTIPIQGV
- a CDS encoding DUF3365 domain-containing protein; the protein is MQVIIISIVFMISFFSLPVHAQEETGSKKPGAISAADEIIQMRSTLAQNFIKPDMEITEETFKNVCGAVAKRVKEIMEKDGYKIRHASAKNRNPVNAATPEEIVILDTFDHNREIKGQWDEVETGGKKFQMYMKPIFVEDACLACHGAKDKRPQFIVDKYPEDRAYDFRTGDLRGMVEVMFGEN